A single genomic interval of Rhea pennata isolate bPtePen1 chromosome 5, bPtePen1.pri, whole genome shotgun sequence harbors:
- the ZFP36L1 gene encoding mRNA decay activator protein ZFP36L1: MSTALVSPTIFDLSEVICKSNKMLNYSPSGVGGCLLDRKAVGTPAGGGFPRRHSVTLPNSKFHQNQLLSSLKGEPAPMLGPRESRFRDRSFSEGGERLLQQKQPGGQVNSSRYKTELCRPFEENGACKYGDKCQFAHGIHELRSLTRHPKYKTELCRTFHTIGFCPYGPRCHFIHNAEERRAVAGGREPAVPDRPRLQHSFSFAGFPSTAASGLLDSPTSITPPPMLSADDLLGSPTLPDCASNPFTFSSQELVSLFAPSMGVQVPSGGSPTAFLFRPMSESPNMFDSPPSPQDSLSDQEGYLSSSSSSHSGSDSPVLDTSRRLPIFSRLSISDD, encoded by the exons ATGTCCACAGCCCTGGTGTCGCCGACCATCTTCGACCTGAGCGAAGTTATATGCAAG AGCAACAAGATGTTGAATTACAGCCCCTCGGGGGTCGGAGGGTGCCTGCTGGACAGGAAGGCGGTGGGCACCCCGGCCGGCGGGGGCTTCCCTAGGCGGCACTCTGTCACCCTGCCCAACTCCAAGTTCCACCAGAACCAGCTCCTCAGCAGCCTCAAAGGGGAGCCCGCGCCCATGCTGGGCCCCCGCGAAAGCCGCTTCCGGGACCGCTCCTTCTCCGAGGGCGGCGAGcgcctgctgcagcagaagcagcccGGCGGACAGGTCAACTCCAGCCGCTACAAGACGGAGCTGTGCCGCCCCTTCGAGGAGAACGGTGCCTGCAAGTACGGCGACAAGTGCCAGTTCGCCCACGGCATCCACGAGCTGCGCAGCCTCACCCGCCACCCCAAGTACAAGACCGAGCTCTGCCGCACTTTCCACACCATCGGCTTCTGCCCCTACGGGCCGCGCTGCCACTTCATCCACAACGCGGAGGAGCGCCGCGCCGTGGCGGGGGGCCGGGAGCCCGCCGTCCCCGACCGACCCCGTCTCCAGCACAGCTTCAGCTTCGCCGGCTtccccagcactgctgccagcgGGCTGCTGGACAGCCCCACTTCCATCACCCCGCCGCCCATGCTGAGCGCCGACGACCTGCTGGGCTCCCCCACCTTGCCTGACTGCGCCAGCAACCCCTTCACCTTCTCCAGCCAGGAGCTGGTCAGTCTCTTCGCCCCCAGCATGGGGGTGCAGGTGCCCAGCGGGGGCTCGCCCACTGCGTTCTTGTTCAGGCCCATGTCCGAGTCCCCCAACATGTTTGACTCGCCGCCCAGTCCTCAGGACTCCCTCTCCGACCAGGAGGGCTATctgagcagctccagcagcagccacagcgGCTCGGATTCGCCCGTCCTGGACACCTCAAGGCGTCTTCCCATCTTCAGCAGACTCTCCATCTCCGACGACTAA